Proteins encoded by one window of Phenylobacterium soli:
- a CDS encoding LemA family protein, translating into MSGPLLLGVILGVIVLATLWAVFAYNGLIRASLQADEAWSTVAIQLKRRAALVPNLVETVAGYAAHERDTLAEVARARAGLQDAAEPAAVAAANTELVRALGRLMAVAEAYPDLKASGQFQSLQGGLADLEAKIAFARQFYNRAVLDLNSRVATLPSSIVATALRMKERPFFELDEGGETPRVAFPRPPARAA; encoded by the coding sequence ATGAGCGGGCCGCTGCTCCTGGGCGTCATCCTCGGCGTCATAGTCCTCGCCACCCTCTGGGCCGTGTTCGCCTACAACGGCCTGATCCGGGCCTCGCTCCAGGCCGACGAGGCCTGGTCCACCGTCGCCATCCAGCTCAAGCGCCGCGCCGCCCTCGTACCCAACCTGGTCGAGACGGTCGCCGGCTACGCCGCGCACGAGCGCGACACCCTGGCCGAGGTCGCCCGCGCCCGCGCCGGCCTGCAGGACGCCGCCGAGCCCGCCGCCGTCGCCGCCGCCAACACCGAGCTGGTGCGCGCCCTCGGCCGGCTGATGGCCGTCGCCGAGGCCTATCCGGACCTCAAGGCCTCGGGCCAGTTCCAGAGCCTGCAGGGCGGCCTTGCCGACCTCGAGGCCAAGATCGCCTTCGCCCGCCAGTTCTACAATCGCGCCGTCCTCGACCTGAACAGCCGCGTCGCCACCCTGCCGTCGTCGATCGTCGCCACGGCCCTGCGCATGAAGGAGCGGCCGTTCTTCGAGCTGGACGAGGGCGGCGAGACGCCCAGGGTCGCCTTCCCGCGGCCGCCCGCGCGGGCGGCCTGA
- a CDS encoding SET domain-containing protein, with product MMMVETELRPSPIHGLGVFLLRPVRRGDLVWRFDARIDRVYTPEEVATLPGHVQAWLETYCTWHEGAGVYVLCGDNGRYFNHAEDPSTVSDGISFGEDRAARDLAVGDELTSDYRTICDRVRRNGNGF from the coding sequence ATGATGATGGTGGAGACCGAGCTGCGTCCGAGCCCGATCCATGGGCTCGGCGTCTTCCTGTTGAGGCCTGTGCGCCGGGGCGATCTCGTCTGGCGCTTCGACGCTCGCATCGACCGCGTCTACACCCCCGAAGAGGTCGCCACCCTGCCCGGGCACGTCCAGGCCTGGCTCGAGACCTACTGCACCTGGCACGAGGGGGCCGGGGTCTATGTGCTCTGCGGCGACAACGGTCGCTACTTCAATCACGCCGAGGACCCGAGCACCGTCTCGGACGGCATCTCCTTCGGCGAGGACCGCGCCGCCCGCGACCTCGCCGTCGGCGACGAGCTGACCAGCGATTACCGCACCATCTGCGACCGCGTGCGCCGCAACGGCAACGGCTTCTGA